A genomic window from Fibrobacter sp. UWEL includes:
- a CDS encoding 8-amino-7-oxononanoate synthase produces MKTFDTFIKTTLEEAKANSTYRTMRLLESAEASRVQIAGRDTLLLASNSYLDLCNEPELKQAAAGAVLQWGTGSGGARLTTGNKTPHEELERTIANFKGEEAAITFGTGYMANVGVISALCSKQIRANGDESWCYVLSDELNHASIIDGIRLSKARCFVYKHNDMADLQRAIDEARAEFAYMASEFEQTNSVKYSARYLIVTDAVFSMDGDLANLPELQKIAKANNCLLMIDEAHATGVIGKTGRGLAEHFNDKGIPCEHADVTVGTLSKAVGCEGGFVAGKQQLIDFLRNKARSFIFTTAMSPAMAQVAANNLRFIANHPERVQQLQENVRIFCKALKNAGVRLGGDQQDAHFGKLSELEPTSAIVPIIIGDEAAALAASAALLERGILIPAIRYPTVAKGQARLRASLMATHTKEELESAANAIAEVLK; encoded by the coding sequence ATGAAAACTTTTGACACATTCATCAAAACAACATTAGAAGAAGCGAAGGCAAACAGCACCTATCGCACTATGCGACTGTTGGAAAGTGCCGAAGCCAGCCGCGTTCAGATTGCAGGGCGCGACACCTTACTTTTGGCTTCCAATTCCTATCTGGACTTGTGCAACGAACCTGAATTGAAGCAGGCTGCGGCTGGCGCTGTTTTACAGTGGGGTACGGGAAGCGGTGGAGCTCGCCTGACCACCGGCAACAAGACTCCCCACGAAGAGCTGGAACGGACCATCGCAAACTTTAAAGGCGAGGAAGCGGCCATCACTTTCGGCACTGGCTACATGGCAAATGTAGGCGTCATTTCTGCATTGTGCAGCAAGCAAATTCGAGCAAACGGCGACGAAAGTTGGTGCTACGTCTTAAGCGATGAATTGAATCACGCCAGCATTATTGACGGCATTAGACTTTCCAAGGCTAGGTGCTTTGTATATAAGCATAATGATATGGCAGATTTGCAGCGCGCCATTGATGAAGCCCGCGCAGAGTTCGCCTATATGGCATCTGAATTTGAACAGACAAACAGCGTCAAATACTCTGCTCGTTATTTAATCGTCACAGACGCAGTCTTCAGCATGGATGGCGACTTGGCCAACTTGCCCGAACTGCAAAAGATCGCCAAGGCAAACAATTGCCTTCTCATGATTGACGAAGCCCACGCCACTGGCGTTATCGGCAAAACAGGCCGCGGTCTTGCAGAGCATTTTAACGACAAGGGTATTCCCTGCGAACACGCGGATGTTACTGTAGGAACCTTAAGCAAAGCTGTTGGCTGCGAGGGCGGTTTTGTGGCAGGCAAGCAACAGCTCATCGACTTCCTGCGAAACAAGGCCCGCAGTTTTATTTTCACCACGGCAATGTCTCCGGCTATGGCCCAGGTAGCCGCGAACAACCTGCGATTCATAGCAAATCATCCGGAACGTGTGCAGCAGCTGCAGGAAAATGTGAGAATTTTCTGCAAGGCTTTGAAGAACGCAGGAGTACGCCTCGGCGGCGACCAACAGGACGCTCACTTCGGCAAGCTCAGTGAACTTGAACCCACTTCCGCCATCGTTCCCATCATCATCGGTGACGAAGCCGCAGCACTCGCAGCATCCGCCGCACTGTTGGAACGAGGCATCCTGATTCCCGCCATCCGCTACCCCACCGTAGCGAAAGGCCAGGCAAGACTTCGCGCCAGTCTCATGGCCACACATACTAAAGAAGAACTGGAATCCGCCGCCAACGCGATTGCAGAGGTTTTGAAATGA
- a CDS encoding ATP-binding protein, with protein MQARISLSLCYVGILATIFAVYFSTKVFEETLVSEMHSALRQDSHLIEAAYDQNSEIQLKQFASDSLRITLISKEGDVLFESDGQAENMGNHMSRPEVIAAFKEGSGEGVRHSTTLDASVYYYAVKLTDGNILRLGMKQANIQQVVSRTTPYLLGLIAVIIAVSILIAIGLGKIFVRPIKKLSEKLDDAEILEDESLYKEIAPFIKTIRNKNRELAITIEKLHDEEQKTTRLKDEFTANAAHELKTPLTTISGYAEMLEAGIAKPEDTARFAGKIHKEAQRMLNITNDILTLSKLDKPSKQTVNLDEDVDLWSTATDCVGLLTINANKKNIQLSLQGEVGTVDRSSNHTIKGNEKLIFEMIYNLVDNAIRYTNENGKVDVIVVGNSISVIDNGIGIPEEYKDRVFERFFRVDKSHSRETGGTGLGLAIVKHVAEVHNATIDFKSIVGVGTQIRVSFP; from the coding sequence ATGCAGGCCCGAATCAGTTTAAGCCTTTGCTACGTTGGCATTCTCGCCACAATCTTTGCAGTCTATTTTTCTACCAAAGTTTTCGAAGAAACTCTAGTGAGCGAAATGCACAGCGCACTGCGTCAGGATTCCCACCTGATTGAAGCCGCCTACGATCAAAATTCCGAAATCCAGTTGAAGCAATTCGCCTCTGATTCCCTGCGCATCACCCTTATTTCAAAAGAGGGCGACGTTCTTTTTGAAAGCGATGGCCAGGCAGAAAACATGGGCAATCACATGAGTCGCCCCGAAGTCATCGCAGCCTTTAAGGAAGGCTCCGGCGAAGGGGTGCGACACTCCACCACGTTGGACGCAAGCGTTTACTACTACGCTGTAAAATTGACGGACGGAAACATCCTAAGACTGGGTATGAAACAGGCAAACATCCAGCAAGTGGTTTCCCGCACGACACCTTATTTATTAGGCCTCATTGCCGTCATTATTGCAGTTTCAATTCTCATTGCAATCGGGCTGGGTAAAATCTTTGTTCGCCCCATCAAGAAACTTTCGGAGAAACTGGATGACGCTGAAATCCTTGAAGACGAAAGCCTGTACAAAGAAATCGCTCCCTTCATAAAAACCATTCGAAACAAGAATCGCGAACTGGCCATTACCATCGAAAAGCTTCACGACGAAGAACAGAAAACCACCCGTCTAAAAGACGAATTCACCGCCAACGCGGCCCATGAATTAAAGACCCCCCTCACCACAATTTCAGGCTACGCCGAAATGCTGGAAGCAGGCATCGCAAAGCCCGAAGACACCGCACGTTTCGCAGGGAAAATCCACAAAGAAGCCCAGCGAATGCTCAACATCACCAATGACATTCTGACCCTTTCAAAACTAGATAAACCTAGCAAACAGACCGTCAATCTAGACGAAGATGTAGACCTATGGAGTACCGCAACTGATTGCGTGGGGCTTTTAACCATAAACGCCAACAAAAAGAATATTCAACTTTCATTGCAAGGTGAAGTCGGCACAGTTGACAGATCCAGCAATCACACCATCAAAGGCAACGAAAAACTGATTTTCGAGATGATCTACAACCTGGTAGATAACGCCATCCGCTACACCAACGAAAATGGGAAAGTGGATGTCATTGTTGTAGGCAATTCCATTTCCGTCATAGACAACGGCATCGGCATCCCCGAAGAATACAAGGATCGAGTATTCGAAAGATTCTTTAGGGTGGACAAAAGCCATTCCCGCGAAACAGGCGGAACAGGCCTAGGCCTCGCCATCGTTAAGCACGTAGCCGAAGTACACAACGCCACCATTGACTTCAAATCCATCGTAGGCGTGGGTACGCAAATTCGGGTGAGTTTTCCATAA
- a CDS encoding response regulator transcription factor: MIYIVEDDSEIREMETYALRNAGFEVAAFDCGKAMDEHLRSSATDNEKPDLFILDIMLPGEDGLSILKRLRSQSYTSQIPVMMLTAKGTELDKVKGLDSGADDYLTKPFGILEFISRVKALLRRATNTATGATAPGTENTLQVGGILLDDNRHIVTINGNPCELTFKEYELLKLLMQKPGNVFTRQEIMTRVWGVDFTLETRTVDMHIKTLRQKLGNCGDIIKTIRNIGYKAEA; this comes from the coding sequence ATGATTTATATAGTTGAAGATGATTCTGAAATCCGCGAAATGGAAACGTACGCCCTGCGGAACGCCGGCTTCGAAGTGGCGGCCTTTGACTGCGGCAAGGCCATGGACGAACACCTCCGCAGTTCTGCTACGGACAACGAAAAGCCGGATCTATTCATTTTAGACATAATGCTCCCCGGCGAAGACGGCTTAAGTATTCTGAAAAGATTGCGGTCCCAGTCCTACACCAGTCAGATTCCTGTGATGATGCTTACTGCAAAAGGTACGGAGCTGGACAAGGTGAAAGGTCTTGATTCCGGTGCAGACGATTACCTTACAAAGCCCTTCGGGATTCTGGAATTCATTTCTCGCGTAAAGGCATTATTGCGACGTGCGACAAATACGGCTACGGGAGCCACCGCGCCCGGCACAGAAAACACCTTGCAAGTAGGCGGAATTCTATTAGACGATAACCGCCACATAGTCACCATCAACGGCAACCCTTGCGAGCTCACCTTCAAAGAATACGAATTGCTAAAGCTGTTGATGCAAAAGCCCGGCAACGTTTTTACCCGTCAGGAAATTATGACCCGAGTATGGGGCGTTGATTTCACATTGGAAACTCGCACCGTAGATATGCACATCAAGACTCTCCGTCAAAAACTGGGCAACTGCGGTGACATCATCAAGACCATTCGTAACATCGGGTACAAAGCGGAGGCATAA
- a CDS encoding ATP-binding protein, whose product MEIIFKKVEMYFKRQIDAVLQEWVKASAHKPLLLRGARQVGKSSTIDHLGKSFKHYICINFERNPEFKTVFQHNLDIKRITAQISAMTGIPVIPQETLIFFDEIQNCLDAIMSLRFFYEEFPQLHVIAAGSLLEFALREIPTYGVGRIHSLMMRPMSFDEFAEACGHSSLLEIRNSASPSNPLPPHIHNKFIDIFRTYMMVGGMPESVVKWISTGDYLQCQSVQDDIIVTYEDDFSKYKKKVNPQLLRATFRSAALQITQKFTYSKVGGGYKAEKVREALELLSLAGLIIQAVHSDCNGLPLGSEADLGIRKVLILDPGIQLRLMNMSLGNNTEITKQILTTTAADLVNKGALAEMIAGLELLQNKPPHQRHELFYWVRKQKNSESEVDYVEPHHGIQVPIEVKAGTQGGMKSLWIMMREKKLIQGFRCSLENFGKIQYKDYEDNETIRNVSIVPLYSISQINNFNFDNEHENF is encoded by the coding sequence TTGGAAATTATCTTCAAAAAGGTTGAAATGTACTTTAAACGGCAAATTGATGCAGTCCTGCAAGAATGGGTTAAAGCCAGCGCCCATAAACCTCTTTTGCTACGCGGAGCAAGGCAAGTTGGCAAGTCGAGCACCATTGACCATCTAGGCAAATCTTTTAAACACTACATCTGCATTAATTTTGAACGCAATCCAGAATTCAAAACAGTATTTCAACATAATCTAGATATAAAAAGAATCACCGCACAAATCTCCGCCATGACAGGCATCCCTGTCATTCCGCAAGAAACACTCATTTTCTTTGACGAAATACAAAACTGCCTCGATGCAATCATGTCTTTAAGGTTCTTTTACGAAGAATTTCCCCAACTCCATGTGATTGCAGCGGGATCTTTACTTGAATTTGCCTTAAGAGAAATTCCAACCTATGGCGTGGGCAGAATACACTCGCTAATGATGAGACCAATGTCCTTTGACGAATTTGCCGAAGCATGCGGTCACTCATCTCTGCTAGAAATAAGGAATTCAGCATCTCCAAGCAATCCATTACCCCCTCACATACACAATAAGTTCATCGATATTTTCAGAACCTATATGATGGTAGGCGGGATGCCCGAATCTGTTGTCAAATGGATTTCTACAGGCGATTATTTACAATGCCAATCTGTTCAAGACGACATCATCGTAACCTACGAAGATGACTTTTCAAAATACAAAAAAAAAGTCAATCCCCAACTATTGAGGGCAACCTTTAGAAGCGCTGCTCTTCAAATCACACAAAAATTCACCTACTCAAAAGTTGGCGGCGGATACAAGGCCGAGAAAGTTCGCGAGGCACTAGAATTATTGTCGCTTGCAGGACTAATCATTCAAGCAGTCCATTCAGACTGTAATGGTCTTCCTCTAGGAAGCGAAGCCGATCTCGGCATTCGGAAGGTCCTTATTTTAGATCCAGGAATTCAGCTGCGATTAATGAATATGTCCTTGGGGAATAACACCGAAATCACCAAACAAATTTTAACAACAACTGCCGCAGATCTCGTAAATAAAGGAGCCCTAGCCGAGATGATTGCAGGCCTTGAATTGTTGCAAAACAAGCCCCCACACCAAAGGCATGAACTTTTCTATTGGGTTCGCAAACAAAAAAATAGCGAATCCGAAGTTGATTACGTAGAACCTCATCATGGGATACAAGTTCCCATCGAAGTAAAAGCAGGTACTCAAGGTGGTATGAAAAGTCTTTGGATTATGATGCGCGAAAAAAAATTAATCCAAGGGTTCCGATGTTCCCTGGAGAATTTTGGAAAAATTCAATATAAAGATTACGAGGACAACGAGACTATACGAAATGTATCCATCGTCCCTCTATATTCAATTTCGCAAATAAACAATTTTAATTTTGATAACGAACATGAAAACTTTTGA
- a CDS encoding inorganic phosphate transporter, with product MISLYIILVALLLTLAIFDLFLGVSNDAVNFMNSAIGSKAFKFRTLLIFAAVGVFMGATFSNGMMDIARHGIFQPQYYTFAELSTIFVAVMLTDVILLDFFNSLGMPTSTTVSMVFELLGASVAVACIKVAGDDSLALGNLINTSKALSVIMGIFVSVAIAFTVGTIVQYLTRLIFTFGYKKNLKYFIGIFGGFSLTSILYFILIKGLKNMSFVGADYKQFIASNEGLLLAGMFAAFFVLSHILHTAGVNVLKVIIGFGTFSLALAFAGNDLVNFVGVPLAGLSSLQHLMADGGTPDTYTMEALLQSEPGQWYLLLTAGVIMVLALIFSKKSHNVIKTSVNLAAQGQSEEIFGTNPVARAMIRGSHTIGKALSTLIPAKVSKSMNARFNTQAIQLEEKDAAFDLLRASVNLMLASSLIALGTSLKLPLSTTYVTFMVAMGTSLADRAWSRESAVYRITGVLSVIGGWFATAFIAFAISGIVAVGLFFGGFVAKFSLIAIVVTYLVYANFKKRDKAADKTAERFEKILTASPDTKKYPLIQEYSRSEWSEVLSWTAECYKNVLFSFLREDLSGLRSANKQIKILKKHIERNRRHGSFCTELLAKEDMVNKNFFLYQANDFMGEMLFSLQQICSPCKDHVDNSFSPMENDKRKMLMRFAYDVESAINDSAQLVSKNDYERCDEIRTKLKELSKKILDERKSQMFNENPKVDSAGVRTTIIYMTILYESKAMLDAVASFAKSSRKFMTEKAEPVLK from the coding sequence ATGATTTCGCTTTACATCATTCTGGTGGCACTGCTGTTGACGCTGGCCATCTTTGATCTTTTCCTTGGCGTATCCAACGACGCCGTCAACTTCATGAATTCCGCCATCGGAAGCAAGGCCTTCAAATTCAGGACCCTTCTGATTTTCGCCGCAGTGGGCGTGTTTATGGGAGCCACCTTCAGCAATGGCATGATGGACATCGCCCGCCACGGAATTTTCCAGCCGCAGTACTACACTTTCGCGGAACTTTCCACCATCTTCGTGGCGGTAATGCTGACGGACGTGATTCTCCTGGATTTTTTCAATTCACTGGGAATGCCCACTTCCACCACAGTCTCCATGGTCTTTGAATTGCTGGGAGCATCCGTTGCAGTAGCCTGCATCAAAGTGGCGGGCGACGATTCCCTTGCCTTAGGAAACCTGATTAACACCAGCAAGGCTTTGTCCGTCATTATGGGCATCTTCGTTTCCGTTGCCATTGCCTTTACAGTAGGCACTATTGTGCAATACCTGACCCGACTGATTTTCACCTTCGGTTACAAAAAGAACCTGAAATATTTCATCGGCATCTTCGGCGGATTTTCTCTCACATCCATTCTCTACTTCATCCTGATCAAGGGCCTAAAGAACATGAGTTTTGTAGGCGCCGATTACAAGCAGTTTATCGCAAGCAACGAAGGCCTTCTTCTGGCGGGGATGTTCGCCGCATTCTTCGTACTAAGCCACATTCTCCACACTGCGGGCGTCAACGTCTTGAAAGTCATTATCGGCTTTGGAACCTTTTCTCTGGCACTTGCATTTGCGGGGAATGACCTTGTAAATTTCGTAGGCGTTCCTTTGGCAGGACTTTCCTCGTTGCAACACTTGATGGCTGATGGCGGCACTCCCGACACTTACACCATGGAAGCCTTGTTGCAATCGGAACCTGGCCAGTGGTATTTGCTTTTGACAGCCGGTGTCATCATGGTTCTGGCTTTAATCTTTTCGAAGAAATCTCACAACGTTATTAAAACCTCTGTGAACCTTGCTGCCCAGGGACAATCCGAAGAAATCTTCGGCACCAATCCTGTGGCAAGAGCAATGATCCGCGGAAGCCACACCATCGGCAAAGCATTATCAACCCTAATCCCCGCAAAAGTCTCCAAGTCAATGAACGCGCGATTCAACACCCAAGCAATCCAGTTGGAAGAAAAAGATGCAGCCTTCGATTTATTGCGAGCCAGCGTCAACTTGATGCTAGCCAGTTCCTTGATTGCCTTGGGAACTTCCTTGAAGTTGCCTCTTTCCACCACATACGTCACCTTCATGGTGGCCATGGGTACAAGCCTCGCCGATCGCGCCTGGAGCCGTGAATCCGCAGTCTACCGCATTACCGGCGTACTCTCCGTTATTGGCGGCTGGTTCGCCACCGCATTCATTGCATTCGCCATCAGCGGAATCGTTGCAGTAGGTCTCTTCTTCGGCGGTTTCGTGGCGAAGTTCAGTTTAATCGCAATTGTTGTAACCTATCTCGTTTACGCCAACTTCAAAAAGCGGGACAAAGCCGCCGACAAGACCGCAGAACGTTTTGAAAAAATTCTCACCGCAAGCCCCGACACGAAAAAGTACCCTCTCATCCAGGAGTACAGCCGCAGCGAATGGAGCGAAGTTCTAAGCTGGACCGCCGAATGTTACAAGAACGTTCTCTTCAGTTTCTTGAGGGAAGATTTAAGCGGTCTCCGCTCCGCCAACAAGCAAATCAAAATCCTAAAGAAGCACATCGAGCGCAACCGTCGCCACGGCTCTTTCTGCACCGAACTGCTTGCAAAAGAAGATATGGTAAACAAAAACTTTTTCCTTTACCAGGCCAACGACTTTATGGGCGAAATGCTCTTCAGCCTCCAACAAATTTGTTCCCCCTGCAAGGACCACGTAGACAACAGTTTCTCCCCCATGGAAAATGACAAACGCAAAATGTTAATGCGCTTCGCCTACGATGTAGAATCCGCCATCAACGACTCCGCACAATTAGTAAGCAAGAATGATTACGAACGCTGCGATGAAATCCGCACCAAACTTAAGGAACTCAGCAAGAAAATCTTGGACGAGCGCAAAAGTCAGATGTTCAATGAAAATCCGAAAGTAGATTCCGCCGGGGTCCGCACCACCATCATCTACATGACCATCCTGTACGAATCCAAGGCCATGCTAGACGCAGTCGCATCCTTCGCAAAATCCAGCCGAAAGTTCATGACTGAAAAAGCGGAACCCGTTTTAAAGTAA